From a region of the Nitrospira sp. genome:
- a CDS encoding HEAT repeat domain-containing protein — MVNQSYLFRFGIAVVIGLIGGVTPPYGSADTTSLVWRVQMPYEAPPKNPEIPDISIPPNKSPLSPEELQRAEALLPLLEGKQEFWAMGEFVHLGEPSVPVLVKALTMSSPRIRYNAIETLLMMKGVAGVSALISTAKEQGEIPRVREHALRVAVRLDPAKAPEAIEVMAKDPNPSVRKAAAFEARYVRQRAVIPLLIPIVSDDERFVALSALQSLWILTRHETEFHDWDTSTKQDRALWSNEWVEWWDTNKDVFEIPEPRRSKRSS; from the coding sequence ATCGTGAATCAATCATACCTATTCCGGTTTGGAATCGCTGTGGTGATCGGTCTGATTGGAGGGGTCACACCGCCGTATGGATCTGCAGATACAACGTCCCTGGTATGGCGGGTCCAAATGCCCTATGAGGCTCCGCCGAAGAATCCGGAGATACCGGATATCTCGATCCCGCCGAACAAGAGCCCGCTGAGTCCCGAAGAACTGCAGCGTGCCGAGGCCTTGCTGCCGTTACTGGAAGGCAAACAGGAGTTTTGGGCCATGGGAGAATTCGTCCATCTGGGAGAGCCCTCCGTCCCGGTCTTGGTCAAGGCACTCACTATGTCCAGTCCGAGAATCCGGTACAATGCGATCGAGACCCTGTTGATGATGAAAGGGGTAGCAGGGGTTTCAGCGCTCATCTCCACGGCAAAGGAGCAGGGTGAAATTCCTCGCGTGAGGGAACATGCATTGCGGGTTGCGGTCCGTCTGGATCCGGCCAAAGCGCCCGAAGCCATCGAGGTGATGGCGAAAGACCCCAATCCGTCGGTCAGAAAGGCTGCCGCGTTTGAAGCGCGGTATGTCCGGCAAAGGGCCGTGATTCCACTCTTGATCCCGATCGTAAGCGATGACGAACGCTTCGTGGCCCTGTCGGCGCTGCAATCGCTGTGGATCCTTACGCGCCATGAGACCGAATTCCACGATTGGGATACCTCGACCAAGCAGGATCGTGCGCTGTGGTCGAACGAATGGGTCGAGTGGTGGGACACCAACAAGGACGTCTTTGAGATTCCGGAACCTCGTCGGTCGAAGCGGAGCTCCTAG
- a CDS encoding ABC transporter ATP-binding protein, producing MKSLFRVLLYLRPHRTLAIATLVCAGCATAMELVPPWVIKIIIDDVIQAKQASLLPWAIGLLVGAYVFKNLFASLRIRLNNQLEQTVVHDLRRHIFSALQRLSITYFENRSTGEIMSRVTNDTEHVERIFIDGLEGMLTASLTLIGITGLLFMLNWKLAALSLLPIPLLALSASWFTSKVHGYYQQTRQSAAELNGYLQDSLSGIRETMGFGRQEHEQARFDRLSHAYSEKNLKAMVLWSVYSPGMILVAAFGTVLILWYGAGEVMEGRLTLGEMVLFLSYLAMFYIPINQIHSVNHMLQHALAASERVFDVLDTVPEVADRPGAVAPSRRAHGEVRFTHVRFHYRPDVPVLKEFAATVPAGERVALVGMSGAGKSTLLKLLMRFYDVTDGAILIDGTDIRDLPIAYLREQIGFVQQEPFLFNGTVKDNLLYGDLNADQDRLEAAARVARAHEFIAALPEGYDTWIGERGVKLSVGQKQRVSIARVLLKDPPIVIFDEATSNIDTETEVKIREALTDLTVGRTTFIIAHRLSTLHDVDRILVLDKGRLVEDGRHDALLSRGGVYAGLYEAQFQV from the coding sequence GTGAAATCTCTTTTTCGCGTTCTTCTCTATCTTCGGCCCCATCGGACACTCGCGATCGCGACGTTGGTCTGCGCCGGTTGCGCCACGGCGATGGAGCTGGTTCCTCCTTGGGTCATCAAAATCATCATCGACGACGTGATCCAGGCCAAACAAGCGTCGCTCTTGCCATGGGCGATCGGCCTCCTGGTCGGCGCCTATGTGTTCAAAAATCTGTTCGCCTCGCTGCGGATCAGGCTCAACAATCAACTTGAGCAGACCGTCGTCCATGATCTTCGCCGGCACATCTTTTCCGCCCTCCAACGCCTCTCGATTACCTATTTTGAGAATCGGTCCACGGGCGAGATCATGTCCCGAGTGACAAACGACACGGAGCATGTCGAGCGGATCTTTATCGATGGGCTCGAAGGGATGCTGACGGCATCGTTGACGCTTATCGGGATCACGGGGCTGTTATTCATGCTCAACTGGAAGCTGGCGGCACTTTCGCTCTTGCCGATTCCACTGCTGGCCCTGTCCGCGAGTTGGTTTACGTCCAAGGTTCACGGGTACTATCAGCAGACCAGACAAAGCGCCGCCGAGCTGAACGGCTATCTGCAAGATTCGTTGTCCGGCATCAGGGAGACGATGGGGTTCGGCCGACAAGAGCATGAACAGGCCAGGTTCGACCGGCTGAGCCACGCGTATAGTGAGAAGAACCTCAAAGCGATGGTGCTGTGGTCGGTCTATTCGCCGGGAATGATTCTCGTCGCGGCCTTCGGGACCGTCTTGATCCTGTGGTATGGCGCGGGAGAGGTCATGGAAGGCCGCCTCACACTGGGCGAGATGGTGTTGTTTCTGTCCTATCTGGCGATGTTCTACATCCCGATCAATCAGATTCATTCAGTCAATCATATGTTGCAACATGCGTTGGCGGCGAGCGAGCGGGTGTTCGATGTGCTGGATACGGTTCCTGAAGTCGCCGATCGTCCCGGTGCGGTCGCGCCGAGCCGGCGCGCCCATGGGGAGGTTCGATTCACCCACGTGAGGTTCCACTACCGTCCCGATGTCCCCGTGCTGAAAGAGTTCGCAGCGACGGTGCCGGCAGGAGAACGCGTGGCACTGGTTGGGATGAGCGGTGCCGGGAAGAGCACGTTGCTCAAGTTGTTGATGCGGTTTTACGATGTGACAGACGGGGCGATCCTCATTGATGGAACAGATATTCGGGACCTTCCGATTGCGTATCTGCGAGAGCAGATCGGGTTTGTGCAACAGGAACCGTTTTTATTCAACGGGACGGTGAAAGACAATCTCCTGTACGGCGACTTGAACGCGGATCAGGATCGGCTGGAAGCGGCGGCGCGCGTTGCGAGAGCGCACGAGTTCATTGCGGCATTGCCGGAAGGATATGACACCTGGATCGGTGAACGAGGGGTCAAGTTGTCGGTCGGCCAAAAGCAGCGGGTTTCGATCGCGCGGGTGTTGTTGAAGGATCCACCCATCGTTATTTTTGACGAAGCGACGTCCAATATCGACACGGAGACCGAAGTGAAAATCCGCGAAGCCTTGACCGACCTGACTGTTGGTCGAACCACGTTCATCATTGCCCACCGTTTGTCTACCCTCCATGATGTGGATCGGATTTTGGTGCTCGATAAAGGTCGGCTGGTGGAAGATGGCCGGCATGATGCTCTGCTCAGTCGTGGAGGGGTCTATGCGGGCCTCTACGAGGCTCAGTTCCAGGTATGA
- the def gene encoding peptide deformylase, with amino-acid sequence MKTKTGTMLNIAKLGNPILRKIAAPVDPRDIKSSELQRLIDDMFETMYDEPGIGLAAPQVSRSIQLVVMACKGEGGFPETVLINPSIVYYGPQQVESWEGCLSVDGLRGKVTRPSLVRVKGLDRKGKALDFEATGLYAVCIQHELDHLIGKVFLDRMTDMSTLTQLQEFSQYWQQEPTNVI; translated from the coding sequence ATGAAAACGAAGACGGGAACCATGCTGAATATCGCCAAACTGGGGAATCCGATCCTTCGCAAAATCGCCGCTCCGGTCGATCCCCGAGACATCAAATCGTCAGAACTGCAACGGTTGATCGACGACATGTTTGAAACCATGTATGACGAGCCGGGCATTGGGCTGGCCGCGCCTCAGGTATCACGCTCGATTCAACTGGTCGTAATGGCCTGCAAGGGCGAAGGGGGGTTCCCCGAGACAGTCCTCATCAATCCGTCGATCGTGTATTACGGTCCACAGCAGGTGGAGAGTTGGGAAGGCTGCCTGAGCGTCGACGGACTGCGAGGGAAAGTCACGAGGCCCTCCTTGGTGCGCGTCAAAGGACTCGATCGGAAAGGGAAGGCCCTGGATTTTGAGGCGACCGGCCTCTATGCGGTATGCATTCAACACGAGCTTGATCACTTGATCGGCAAAGTCTTTCTCGATCGTATGACGGACATGTCCACCCTGACGCAACTTCAAGAGTTCTCGCAGTATTGGCAACAAGAGCCCACAAACGTGATTTAA
- a CDS encoding CHASE3 domain-containing protein, with protein MMDRWVTQWVDRLRIQHKVWAALLLLCVPLSVGIALHLYFVQQLLVLQQQRQEVMLAEEEVHLLGRLAIDIEDGFRGYVLTQSPAFLAPLADAEARLDQALSNATTSLARLPGASNGLEKIEQHLKVLLRSKLDLIADIRNGLAEKALAYVRSGEGLRLSDLLLQDLRTLEDRLERERNSLQKQADGLSQRTFIGLWVTLAGVVALGWIVSRVLAQALTEPITRLQSATARIGAQVDVAGITQLLADGGKTKDELGQLADAYLAMARRIETNLKEIEALNAIGQEINASGPDELDQALYRITDRAVGLVRADICLLLLCDEREISWIVEAASGDWNDRLKKSVVPWKELPICVQAFATRGTAAGERSRSDEWLWTKGSNLIEGSVLAVPLLADGIPFGVLSFMSERPRAGHEWNQRLAEGLGQEISLAIFNARLQRAAQQKQRGLMTRLRQLEHLAEALAHDLKGPGARMEELARLLIQQDVGKLDARTKRWLSLIEENGKDLVQRVEGILTVARVGAEPGIAVAVDPAAVIREVMKVHAEEIERLRAVVSVEPGLPLVACHDAHLRQVFDNLISNALKFAREGESPAVKIRARVHGPLVTFDVEDNGIGIPPHQRTRVFQPFVRLLMSDTTGSGIGLTITQRIVELYGGKVWIEDSEGPGCTVRFTVPGVQESVGMFNERAQLSTRLDAAGVIRREVP; from the coding sequence GTGATGGACCGATGGGTCACACAGTGGGTGGACCGGCTTCGCATTCAACACAAGGTATGGGCGGCGCTTCTCTTGCTTTGTGTGCCGCTTAGTGTCGGCATTGCTCTTCATCTCTATTTCGTCCAACAGCTGCTCGTGCTTCAACAACAGCGGCAGGAAGTCATGCTGGCAGAAGAGGAAGTACATCTGCTGGGGAGACTGGCCATCGACATTGAAGACGGATTTCGCGGCTATGTCTTGACTCAGAGCCCGGCTTTTCTTGCTCCCCTGGCCGACGCGGAAGCGAGACTCGATCAAGCGTTGTCCAATGCCACCACGTCGCTCGCCAGGCTACCGGGTGCTTCGAACGGTCTCGAGAAGATCGAGCAGCACCTAAAAGTGTTGTTGCGATCGAAGCTCGATTTGATCGCGGACATTCGAAACGGACTGGCGGAGAAAGCGCTCGCCTATGTACGGTCTGGTGAAGGACTTCGACTATCCGATCTCCTACTCCAAGACCTCCGCACCCTCGAAGACCGCTTGGAACGAGAACGCAACTCACTTCAGAAACAGGCCGATGGGCTGTCACAGCGAACATTTATCGGACTGTGGGTGACCTTGGCCGGTGTGGTTGCGCTGGGATGGATTGTCTCACGAGTGTTGGCTCAAGCGCTCACCGAGCCTATCACGCGGCTTCAATCCGCCACGGCAAGGATCGGAGCGCAAGTCGATGTGGCGGGAATTACTCAACTGTTGGCCGACGGTGGAAAGACAAAGGACGAACTCGGTCAGTTGGCAGACGCCTACCTCGCCATGGCCCGCCGCATCGAGACGAATCTCAAGGAGATCGAGGCGCTCAATGCCATCGGGCAAGAGATCAATGCCAGCGGTCCGGACGAGCTCGACCAGGCGCTCTATCGAATCACAGACCGAGCGGTTGGATTGGTGCGCGCAGATATCTGTCTGCTGCTGCTGTGCGATGAACGGGAGATTTCTTGGATTGTTGAAGCCGCCTCCGGCGACTGGAACGACCGACTGAAGAAATCGGTTGTGCCTTGGAAAGAACTTCCGATTTGTGTCCAGGCGTTTGCGACGCGCGGGACGGCCGCCGGGGAACGGTCTCGTTCGGACGAGTGGCTCTGGACGAAGGGCAGCAACCTGATAGAAGGCAGCGTACTGGCGGTCCCGCTGTTGGCGGACGGAATTCCGTTCGGTGTCCTGTCGTTTATGAGCGAGCGACCACGGGCGGGACATGAGTGGAATCAGCGTTTGGCGGAAGGCTTGGGTCAGGAAATCTCGCTGGCCATTTTTAACGCGCGACTGCAGAGGGCGGCCCAACAAAAACAACGCGGATTGATGACACGCCTCCGGCAACTCGAGCATTTGGCGGAAGCGTTGGCTCATGATCTCAAGGGACCCGGAGCCCGCATGGAAGAACTTGCCCGGTTACTCATTCAACAGGATGTCGGGAAGCTCGATGCAAGGACAAAGCGCTGGTTATCGCTTATTGAAGAAAATGGAAAGGACCTGGTGCAGCGGGTGGAAGGTATCCTGACGGTGGCTCGTGTGGGTGCGGAACCGGGGATCGCCGTAGCCGTCGATCCGGCCGCGGTCATCCGTGAGGTGATGAAGGTCCATGCCGAAGAGATCGAACGGCTCCGGGCGGTCGTGTCTGTCGAACCAGGACTACCGCTCGTCGCCTGCCATGATGCGCATCTTCGACAGGTCTTTGACAATCTGATCTCGAATGCGCTGAAATTCGCTCGGGAGGGGGAGTCGCCTGCAGTGAAGATCCGCGCTCGTGTCCATGGTCCTTTGGTCACGTTCGATGTGGAAGACAACGGCATCGGAATTCCCCCGCATCAACGCACTCGAGTGTTTCAACCGTTTGTCCGTTTGTTGATGTCCGACACGACCGGAAGCGGGATCGGGTTGACCATCACCCAGCGCATCGTGGAGCTATACGGCGGCAAGGTGTGGATTGAAGACTCCGAAGGACCCGGCTGTACGGTACGGTTCACAGTCCCGGGTGTGCAGGAGTCCGTGGGGATGTTCAACGAGCGGGCGCAGTTGTCCACACGACTCGATGCGGCCGGTGTCATTCGACGGGAGGTCCCGTGA
- a CDS encoding sigma-54-dependent Fis family transcriptional regulator → MMTYGGVSALRSTRARSTAPFTILVVEDNATDVELMLHALEAADLKPLGGDFDMEVRPTAEGALQLISERAVDVVLTDLVLPGMDGLDLVSRLQTIDPELPVLVVTRMNAVPMAVDAMRRGAFDYVLKPVNAQDLGIRLHRAIRISEILRRHAIYEQQDRRQFEVNGFVGGSIAFEQVRRSISEAAQVQSTVLITGETGTGKGMIARAIHQQSSKADQPFQVIDCTTVPDGMMESELFGHVRGAFTGAIADKPGLIELANGGTVFLDEIGELPLLLQAKLLRVLEENEVRPVGGTRVRRVDMRVIAATNRDLEARVRAGTFRKDLYYRLAVVSIRVPPLRERREDVPLIARHMLSRLVQAMGKAPCHLDEEAVRVLMSYAWPGNGRELRNVMERLVMFLTSDTISARDVQRVLQQDDTDSLVSVDPGLAALPYMEAKERALEEFTKSYLRVKLAQHGGVITKAAADSGIPRQHFSLLMKRFLGSDDGLESQ, encoded by the coding sequence ATGATGACCTACGGTGGAGTATCAGCCTTGCGATCAACCAGAGCCAGATCAACGGCGCCATTCACGATTTTGGTCGTCGAGGATAACGCAACGGACGTGGAGTTGATGCTGCATGCCCTCGAAGCGGCGGATCTGAAGCCGCTGGGGGGAGACTTCGACATGGAAGTGCGTCCCACGGCCGAAGGGGCCTTGCAATTGATCAGTGAACGGGCCGTCGATGTGGTGCTCACCGACCTCGTGTTGCCAGGGATGGACGGGCTGGATCTTGTCAGTCGCCTCCAGACGATCGATCCGGAATTGCCGGTGTTGGTGGTGACGCGGATGAACGCGGTCCCCATGGCCGTAGATGCGATGCGGCGAGGCGCGTTCGACTATGTGCTCAAACCCGTCAATGCCCAGGATTTAGGGATCCGTCTCCATCGGGCGATCCGAATCTCCGAAATACTGCGGCGGCATGCGATCTACGAACAGCAGGATCGCCGGCAATTCGAAGTCAATGGCTTCGTGGGGGGCAGCATTGCCTTCGAGCAAGTCAGGCGAAGTATCAGTGAGGCGGCCCAAGTCCAGTCCACAGTCTTGATCACCGGGGAAACGGGAACGGGAAAGGGGATGATCGCCCGAGCCATTCACCAGCAGAGCTCAAAGGCCGATCAACCGTTTCAGGTGATCGATTGTACGACGGTCCCTGATGGAATGATGGAGTCCGAGCTGTTTGGGCATGTGCGGGGTGCCTTTACGGGGGCTATCGCCGACAAACCGGGGCTCATTGAACTGGCGAACGGCGGCACCGTATTCCTGGACGAAATCGGGGAACTGCCTCTTCTCCTTCAAGCAAAACTCTTGCGTGTTTTGGAGGAAAACGAAGTACGTCCGGTGGGCGGAACCAGAGTTCGCCGAGTAGATATGCGCGTTATTGCAGCGACCAACCGAGATCTCGAGGCACGGGTGCGGGCGGGGACCTTCAGGAAGGATTTGTATTATCGGCTCGCCGTCGTCTCGATTCGAGTGCCCCCGCTTCGGGAGCGCCGTGAAGACGTTCCCCTTATCGCGCGCCATATGCTCAGCCGCCTCGTTCAAGCGATGGGCAAGGCTCCGTGCCATCTTGATGAAGAGGCGGTGCGCGTGCTGATGTCCTATGCTTGGCCCGGGAACGGGCGAGAGCTTCGCAATGTCATGGAGCGGCTGGTCATGTTTTTGACCAGCGATACCATTTCAGCTCGAGATGTCCAACGGGTGCTTCAGCAGGATGATACGGACAGTCTTGTGTCAGTGGACCCTGGTTTGGCCGCCCTTCCGTATATGGAGGCGAAGGAGCGAGCGCTCGAAGAGTTTACGAAGTCCTACCTGCGGGTCAAACTCGCGCAGCACGGCGGTGTCATCACGAAAGCTGCCGCAGACAGCGGAATTCCTCGTCAACATTTCTCACTGCTCATGAAACGATTTTTAGGGAGCGACGATGGTCTGGAGAGTCAGTAA